A stretch of Triticum aestivum cultivar Chinese Spring chromosome 1D, IWGSC CS RefSeq v2.1, whole genome shotgun sequence DNA encodes these proteins:
- the LOC123182078 gene encoding DNA replication licensing factor MCM2, protein MDDSENNAPSTPGSPGFSTDRLPPNTTTSRGATDPSSYSDDDGEAEVDPNVLPEDDGATVIRDEEEDDGEDLFNDDYLNDYRRMDEQDQYESVGLDDSIEDERNLDEIMADRRAAEAELHARDVRTGATADRKLPRMLHDQDTDEDMNFRRPKRHRANFRQPSGGPRTPRSDDDGDGLTPSSPGRSQPYSGGDVPMTDQTDDDGYEDEFDEEDEMNMYRVQGTLREWVTRDEVRRFIAKKFKEFLLTYVNPKNEQGEFEYVRLINEMVLANKCSLEIDYKQFIYIHPNIAIWLADAPQSVLEVMEEVGKNVVFDLHKNYRNIHQKIYVRITNLPVYDQIRNIRQIHLNTMIRIGGVVTRRSGVFPQLQQVKYDCSKCGTVLGPFFQNSYTEVRVGSCPECQSKGPFTVNIEQTIYRNYQKLTLQESPGIVPAGRLPRYKEVILLNDLIDCARPGEEIEVTGIYTNNFDLSLNTKNGFPVFATVVEANYVSKKQDLFSAYKLTDEDKAEIEKLSKDPRISERIVKSIAPSIYGHEDIKTAIALAMFGGQEKNVKGKHRLRGDINCLLLGDPGTAKSQFLKYVEKTGHRAVYTTGKGASAVGLTAAVHKDPVTREWTLEGGALVLADRGICLIDEFDKMNDQDRVSIHEAMEQQSISISKAGIVTSLQARCSVIAAANPVGGRYDSSKTFTQNVELTDPIISRFDVLCVVKDIVDPFTDEMLARFVVDSHARSQPKGGNLEDRVVADEEDDPLTVARNADPDILSQDMLKKYITYAKLNVFPKIHDADLDKISHVYAELRRESSHGQGVPIAVRHIESIIRMSEAHAKMHLRSYVSQEDVDMAIRVLLDSFISTQKFGVQKALQKNFRKYMTYKKDYNELLLLLLRTLVKEALHFEEIVLGSTARLTHVEVKVDDLKNKAQEYEIYDLRPFFSSSHFSDNSFVLDEGRGIIRHPVAA, encoded by the exons ATG GACGACTCGGAGAACAACGCGCCGTCGACCCCGGGCTCGCCGGGCTTCAGCACCGACCGGCTGCCGCCCAACACCACCACCAGCCGCGGCGCCACCGACCCGTCCTCCTACTCGGACGACGATGGCGAGGCGGAGGTCGACCCCAATGTGCTCCCCGAGGACGACGGCGCCACCGTTATCcgcgacgaggaggaagacgatggggaGGACCTCTTCAACGACGACTACCTCAA TGATTACCGAAGAATGGATGAGCAGGATCAGTATGAGTCGGTTGGGTTAGACGACTCGATAGAGGATGAGAGGAACCTGGATGAGATCATGGCTGATCGAAGGGCTGCAGAAGCGGAACTTCATGCAAGGGATGTGAGGACTGGTGCAACAGCTGATCGAAAATTACCTCGTATGCTTCATGATCAGG ATACAGATGAGGATATGAACTTCAGGCGTCCTAAAAGGCACAGGGCTAATTTTAGACAACCAAGTGGAGGACCAAGAACACCCAgaagtgatgatgatggtgatggtctCACTCCTAGTTCACCTGGAAGATCTCAGCCATATTCTGGCGGTGATGTGCCTATGACTGATCAGACCGATGATGATGGATATGAG GATGAatttgatgaagaagatgagatgaaCATGTATCGTGTGCAAGGAACACTTCGAGAGTGGGTCACAAGAGATGAAGTCCGGCGCTTCATCGCAAAGAAATTTAAAGAATTTCTTCTTACATATGTAAACCCTAAGAATGAACAAGGAGAGTTTGAATATGTCAGACTCATTAATGAGATGGTTTTAG CTAACAAGTGTAGTTTGGAGATAGACTACAAGCAATTTATTTATATACACCCAAACATTGCCATCTGGTTGGCCGATGCACCTCAATCGGTGCTGGAAGTTATGGAGGAAGTGGGCAAAAATGTTGTTTTTGATCTCCACAAGAATTACAGAAACATTCATCAAAAAATATATGTGCGAATAACCAACCTTCCTGTCTATGATCAAATACGCAATATCAG GCAAATTCATCTGAACACAATGATTCGAATTGGGGGTGTTGTTACTCGAAGGTCAGGTGTGTTCCCTCAGCTGCAGCAGGTCAAGTATGACTGTAGCAAATGTGGAACTGTCCTGGGTCCTTTCTTCCAGAACTCTTACACTGAAGTAAGGGTTGGGTCTTGCCCTGAATGCCAATCCAAAGGTCCATTTACTGTCAACATTGAGCAA ACTATATACAGGAACTATCAGAAACTCACTCTTCAGGAAAGCCCAGGGATTGTTCCTGCTGGCAGGCTTCCCAGGTACAAGGAAGTGATACTtctgaatgatctgattgactgtGCTCGTCCAGGAGAGGAAATT GAGGTTACAGGGATATACACAAACAATTTTGACCTGTCTTTAAATACAAAGAATGGTTTCCCAGTTTTTGCCACAGTGGTGGAGGCAAACTATGTATCAAAGAAGCAGGACCTGTTCTCTGCATACAAATTAACAGATGAGGACAAGGCTGAGATTGAGAAGTTGTCGAAGGATCCTCGTATCAGTGAAAGG ATTGTCAAATCAATTGCACCATCCATTTATGGTCATGAAGATATCAAGACTGCCATTGCACTAGCTATGTTTGGCGGGCAAGAAAAGAACGTGAAGGGAAAGCATCGCCTAAGAGGTGATATTAATTGTCTCCTCTTAGGTGACCCAGGCACTGCAAAATCCCAATTTCTCAA GTATGTTGAGAAAACAGGACACAGGGCTGTATACACAACTGGGAAAGGAGCTTCTGCTGTTGGACTCACCGCAGCAGTTCACAAGGATCCAGTAACACGGGAGTGGACACTTGAGGGAGGTGCACTGGTTCTTGCTGATAGAGGCATATGCCTTATTGATGAATTTGATAAGATGAATGATCAAGACAG GGTAAGTATTCATGAAGCCATGGAGCAACAAAGTATCAGCATATCAAAGGCAGGAATTGTCACATCCCTTCAAGCTCGATGCAGTGTTATTGCTGCAGCAAACCCAGTTGGAGGAAG ATATGATTCTTCAAAGACATTCACCCAAAATGTTGAGCTAACAGATCCAATTATTTCACGTTTTGATGTCCTCTGTGTTGTGAAG GATATTGTTGACCCATTTACAGATGAAATGCTTGCAAGGTTTGTTGTTGATAGCCATGCCAGATCTCAGCCCAAGGGTGGTAACCTTGAAGATAGAGTTGTAGCTGACGAGGAGGATGATCCATTGACTGTTGCCCGAAATGCTGACCCAGAT ATCCTTTCTCAAGACATGCTGAAGAAGTATATCACATATGCTAAGTTGAATGTATTCCCCAAAATACATGATGCTGACCTGGACAAGATTAGCCATGTCTATGCTGAACTTCGACGTGAATCATCT CACGGTCAAGGAGTCCCCATTGCAGTAAGGCATATCGAATCAATCATTCGAATGTCTGAGGCACATGCAAAGATGCATCTGAGAAGCTATGTgtctcaagaagatgttgacatGGCCATTCGTGTGCTGCTTGACTCATTCATCTCAACCCAGAAATTTGGTGTCCAGAAGGCACTTCAGAAG AATTTCCGGAAATACATGACTTACAAGAAGGATTACAATGAACTGCTTCTGCTCCTTCTGCGCACCCTGGTCAAGGAGGCGCTGCACTTTGAAGAAATCGTGTTGGGATCAACCGCACGCCTGACTCATGTCGAGGTTAAAGTGGATGACCTGAAGAACAAG GCCCAAGAGTACGAGATCTACGACCTGAGGCCGTTCTTCTCCAGCTCTCACTTCAGCGACAACAGCTTCGTCCTGGACGAAGGGCGTGGGATCATCAGGCATCCAGTTGCAGCATAA